The Candidatus Omnitrophota bacterium genome has a segment encoding these proteins:
- the trxA gene encoding thioredoxin, whose product MEHIRDITKDNFDKEVVKAKLPVIIDFWAEWCMPCKMLSPVIDEVAKEFAGKLRIGKINVDEDAELASQLMVMNIPTLLFFKDGREVKRAVGVLSKKELLKKIDEAFGE is encoded by the coding sequence ATGGAGCATATAAGAGATATCACAAAAGATAATTTTGATAAGGAGGTAGTCAAAGCGAAGCTGCCTGTCATCATCGATTTTTGGGCAGAGTGGTGCATGCCGTGCAAGATGCTATCTCCCGTTATAGACGAGGTAGCGAAAGAATTTGCCGGCAAACTTAGAATAGGAAAAATAAATGTAGACGAAGATGCGGAACTTGCTTCCCAGCTGATGGTCATGAATATACCCACACTCCTATTTTTTAAAGACGGCAGGGAAGTAAAAAGGGCCGTAGGTGTACTTTCCAAAAAAGAACTTCTAAAGAAGATAGATGAGGCATTTGGTGAATAG
- a CDS encoding DUF4445 domain-containing protein, whose amino-acid sequence MRHLVNRDPGKRILGAAIDIGTSDIKGALLDIKSKKELARASVPNEQGAFGRDVITRLHFATTNKKGPKELKKRVISAINKLLARLAKEAEVDKNCIKKVLAVGNSTMYHLIFMVRADSLARAPFQPAAKKMRTKNARAMGINAAKNAEFKFLPNVAGFVGSDTLAVILSTKINKKKNHSLIVDIGTNGEIVLGSKNKILVTSCACGPAFEGRYIRPGTKLIDLVAGLLDKGIIDKTGRMAVNKTPLTQANVREAQVAKAALAAGVEILLRKARIGVKDIDRLYITGNFGANINVRNAKKIGLIPAGIRGNKITILKDGALSGAKKVLLKPEKEREIKDILAICEHVELHKDKDFQDIFAAFMSF is encoded by the coding sequence ATGAGGCATTTGGTGAATAGAGATCCCGGAAAAAGGATCCTTGGCGCCGCCATAGATATCGGCACAAGCGATATAAAAGGCGCACTTCTTGATATTAAGTCCAAAAAAGAACTGGCGCGCGCCTCCGTGCCCAACGAGCAAGGGGCCTTTGGAAGAGATGTCATTACAAGGCTTCATTTCGCAACGACGAATAAAAAAGGCCCGAAAGAGTTGAAGAAAAGGGTCATCTCTGCCATAAATAAATTGTTGGCTCGGCTCGCGAAAGAAGCCGAAGTAGACAAAAATTGCATAAAAAAAGTACTGGCGGTCGGCAACAGCACGATGTACCATCTTATCTTTATGGTAAGGGCCGATTCGCTTGCAAGGGCACCTTTTCAGCCGGCCGCGAAAAAGATGCGCACAAAGAACGCCCGCGCAATGGGCATAAACGCGGCGAAAAACGCTGAGTTTAAATTTTTGCCTAATGTAGCCGGATTCGTCGGCTCCGATACGCTGGCGGTGATTTTATCGACCAAAATAAATAAAAAAAAGAATCATTCTCTCATAGTGGACATAGGAACGAACGGCGAGATAGTGCTGGGCTCAAAAAATAAAATACTCGTTACCTCATGCGCTTGCGGCCCTGCCTTTGAGGGTAGGTATATCCGTCCCGGCACGAAACTCATAGACCTGGTAGCGGGGCTTTTGGATAAAGGTATAATAGATAAGACCGGCAGAATGGCGGTAAATAAAACACCCCTGACACAGGCAAATGTAAGGGAAGCGCAGGTCGCGAAGGCGGCGCTGGCTGCCGGCGTGGAGATCTTGCTGCGTAAGGCCCGTATAGGCGTAAAAGATATCGACAGGTTATATATAACCGGCAATTTCGGCGCAAATATCAATGTAAGGAATGCAAAAAAGATAGGGCTTATACCTGCGGGGATAAGGGGTAATAAGATAACCATTTTAAAAGACGGCGCGCTTTCGGGGGCAAAGAAAGTTCTGCTCAAACCGGAAAAAGAGCGCGAAATAAAAGACATTCTGGCTATATGCGAGCATGTGGAGCTCCACAAGGATAAGGATTTCCAGGATATTTTTGCCGCTTTTATGAGCTTTTAG
- a CDS encoding phosphoribosylglycinamide formyltransferase — MNIAVFVSGNGTNLQAIIDAVKKDYIKAKIALIVSDNKEAYALKRAQKAGIETISLDARDFKSKEDFDKEIINNLKKHDIGLVALAGYMRLLTPYFIKEYRNRILNVHPALLPSFKGKNGVKDALDYGVKVTGPTVHFVTEDIDRGPIVSQVAVSIKDDDTEDSLRKRIHEEEHKIYTKAIKDFVEGKLEMAGRKVLHK; from the coding sequence ATGAATATAGCCGTTTTTGTGTCGGGAAACGGGACCAATTTACAGGCAATAATAGATGCGGTTAAAAAGGATTATATAAAGGCCAAGATAGCCCTTATTGTAAGCGATAATAAAGAGGCATACGCGCTTAAAAGGGCCCAAAAAGCCGGTATAGAAACGATTTCCTTGGACGCGCGGGACTTTAAATCTAAGGAAGATTTTGACAAAGAGATAATAAATAATCTCAAAAAGCACGATATAGGGCTGGTGGCGCTTGCCGGTTACATGAGGCTTTTGACGCCTTATTTCATAAAAGAGTACAGAAACCGGATTTTGAATGTCCATCCGGCGCTCCTGCCGTCTTTCAAGGGCAAAAACGGCGTGAAAGACGCGCTTGATTACGGGGTTAAAGTAACAGGCCCCACGGTGCACTTCGTAACTGAAGACATCGACCGAGGCCCCATCGTCTCGCAAGTTGCTGTGTCGATAAAAGACGATGACACTGAAGATTCGCTCCGCAAGAGGATACACGAAGAGGAACATAAAATATATACGAAGGCGATAAAAGACTTCGTTGAAGGAAAGCTTGAGATGGCAGGTAGAAAGGTTTTGCATAAATGA
- the eno gene encoding phosphopyruvate hydratase, producing MRIKIDKVKAREILDSRGNPTVEVDVHLTGGIMGRAAVPSGASTGEHEAVELRDGDKKRYGGKGVLKAVKNVNDEIALRIKDIDPYDQEKLDRFMIELDGTENKARLGANAILGVSMAAAKAVANLNHIPLYKYLAKVAGISKEANILPVPMMNILNGGKHADGTVDFQEFMVQPWGAKSFSEGLRMGTEVFHALKKVLKDKGYNTSVGDEGGYAPSLKANDEAPELILKAIEAAGYKAGADISLALDPAASEMVNAAKEKGKSGYCFFKSDPSRIATDEEMIELWANWCDKYPIRSIEDGLDENDWDGWKKLTDKLGSKIQLVGDDLFVTNVKLLKKGIDLGVANSILIKVNQIGTLTETFDAIRMAKGAGYTAVVSHRSGETEDTTIAHIAVATGAGQIKTGSASRTDRVAKYNELLRIEEDLGKNAVYGK from the coding sequence ATGAGGATTAAAATCGATAAAGTAAAAGCAAGAGAGATACTGGATTCGCGCGGAAACCCCACCGTCGAAGTGGATGTGCATTTAACAGGCGGGATCATGGGAAGGGCCGCCGTACCGAGCGGTGCATCAACCGGCGAACATGAAGCAGTGGAATTGAGAGACGGCGATAAAAAACGCTACGGCGGTAAAGGCGTCCTTAAGGCCGTAAAGAATGTAAATGATGAGATAGCATTGCGAATAAAAGATATAGATCCCTACGACCAGGAAAAACTGGACCGCTTTATGATAGAACTCGACGGTACGGAAAATAAGGCGCGGCTCGGCGCAAACGCCATTTTAGGAGTCTCGATGGCTGCGGCAAAAGCCGTCGCCAATCTTAATCATATCCCGCTTTATAAATATCTCGCAAAGGTCGCAGGCATATCAAAGGAAGCAAATATCCTTCCGGTCCCCATGATGAATATCCTAAACGGCGGCAAACATGCCGACGGTACGGTGGATTTTCAGGAGTTCATGGTCCAGCCATGGGGCGCGAAAAGTTTTTCCGAAGGCCTGCGCATGGGAACAGAGGTTTTTCACGCTTTGAAGAAAGTGCTTAAGGACAAAGGTTATAATACTTCCGTCGGGGACGAAGGCGGTTATGCGCCGAGTTTAAAGGCCAATGACGAAGCTCCCGAACTGATATTGAAAGCCATAGAAGCAGCCGGCTACAAGGCCGGCGCGGATATCTCGTTGGCGCTCGATCCGGCCGCCAGTGAAATGGTGAATGCCGCAAAGGAAAAAGGCAAAAGCGGCTACTGTTTCTTCAAATCCGACCCTTCAAGAATCGCTACCGATGAGGAGATGATAGAACTTTGGGCCAACTGGTGCGACAAATATCCTATCCGCAGCATAGAAGACGGCCTCGACGAAAACGATTGGGACGGATGGAAGAAACTGACCGATAAATTAGGATCTAAAATACAGCTCGTGGGCGACGATCTTTTTGTTACAAATGTCAAGCTTTTGAAAAAAGGGATAGATTTAGGAGTCGCCAATTCAATTTTAATAAAGGTCAACCAGATCGGGACTCTTACCGAGACATTTGATGCCATAAGAATGGCAAAAGGCGCAGGTTATACCGCGGTGGTTTCTCACCGGTCGGGCGAGACTGAAGATACCACCATAGCTCACATTGCCGTCGCAACAGGAGCAGGCCAGATCAAAACCGGCTCGGCTTCGCGAACGGACAGAGTGGCTAAATATAACGAACTTTTGAGGATAGAAGAAGATTTAGGCAAAAACGCCGTTTATGGTAAATAA
- a CDS encoding septum formation initiator family protein: protein MVNKKNLIALLIIAGILLLLFLPGFSRHQKLSAECRKLKMQIETLEKINTKLEDENYKLEHDMEYVEKTVRNKLGVVRKDEIPYKTLKQEEKDEQ, encoded by the coding sequence ATGGTAAATAAAAAGAACTTAATAGCGTTGCTTATTATAGCGGGTATTCTTCTTCTTTTATTTCTGCCGGGGTTTTCGCGCCACCAGAAGCTTTCGGCGGAATGCAGAAAATTGAAGATGCAGATAGAAACGCTTGAGAAGATCAATACCAAGCTCGAAGACGAAAACTATAAGCTCGAGCATGACATGGAATATGTGGAGAAGACAGTAAGAAATAAATTAGGGGTAGTCAGGAAAGACGAGATCCCCTATAAGACGTTAAAACAGGAGGAGAAAGATGAGCAGTAA
- a CDS encoding adenylosuccinate lyase codes for MIQRYSLPKMRGIWSEENRIRKMAEIELIACEAMAKYGIIPKKAYSNIKDNLKFDVERIKEIEKETNHDVVAFIINLSENIGEDAKYLHKGLTSSDVLDTSLSVMMVEAADIIIDDLNKLCGMFKRKARKYKHTPMMGRSHGVHAEPITFGLKMALFYDETKRSIDRIKRAKEIVRVGKISGAVGTYANVDPRVEEFVCKKLGLKAANVSTQILQRDRHAEYLAEIAVIGSSLDKFAVEFRALQRTEVGEVEEFFLSTQKGSSAMPHKKNPIMCERISGLARILRANSIAGLENVALWHERDISHSSVERIILPDSTILLDYMLNKFIDIVQNLVVHPLKMMENIEISKGIIFSQRVLLELIEKGLTRLEAYDMIQKSAMEARETGEHFRDVLLRDEKIKEYLNEYEIEKCFDLKYHLKHVDRIFTKVGI; via the coding sequence ATGATACAACGCTATTCCCTGCCCAAAATGCGCGGGATCTGGAGCGAAGAGAACCGTATCCGCAAAATGGCCGAAATAGAGCTTATCGCGTGCGAAGCGATGGCAAAATACGGCATCATACCCAAGAAGGCTTATTCCAACATAAAAGATAACCTGAAATTTGACGTAGAGAGAATCAAAGAGATAGAAAAAGAGACAAACCACGATGTCGTCGCCTTCATAATAAATCTCTCGGAAAATATAGGCGAAGACGCAAAATACCTCCACAAAGGCCTTACCTCAAGCGATGTCCTTGACACATCGCTTTCGGTCATGATGGTTGAGGCGGCCGACATAATCATAGACGACCTGAATAAGCTTTGCGGGATGTTCAAAAGAAAGGCCCGCAAATATAAACACACGCCGATGATGGGCCGCTCTCACGGCGTGCACGCCGAGCCGATCACCTTCGGGCTTAAGATGGCGCTTTTCTACGATGAGACCAAAAGAAGCATAGACAGGATAAAGCGCGCAAAAGAGATCGTAAGGGTGGGCAAGATCTCCGGCGCCGTAGGTACCTATGCAAACGTGGATCCCCGCGTAGAAGAATTTGTATGTAAAAAACTGGGCCTTAAGGCCGCAAATGTTTCTACGCAGATCCTTCAGCGTGACAGGCACGCGGAATATCTTGCGGAAATTGCCGTCATAGGTTCATCATTAGACAAATTTGCCGTGGAGTTCAGAGCGCTTCAAAGGACAGAGGTCGGTGAAGTGGAAGAATTTTTCCTGTCAACACAGAAGGGTTCCTCCGCGATGCCTCATAAGAAAAATCCCATTATGTGCGAAAGGATATCGGGCCTCGCGAGGATACTCAGGGCAAATTCCATTGCGGGGCTTGAAAATGTGGCGCTGTGGCATGAAAGAGATATATCCCACTCTTCCGTAGAACGCATAATACTCCCTGATTCTACGATACTTTTGGACTACATGCTCAATAAGTTTATAGATATAGTGCAGAACCTCGTCGTCCATCCCCTTAAGATGATGGAGAATATAGAGATCTCAAAAGGGATCATATTTTCGCAGAGAGTCCTTCTTGAGCTGATAGAGAAAGGACTCACGCGCCTCGAAGCGTACGATATGATACAGAAAAGCGCAATGGAAGCGCGGGAGACGGGTGAACATTTTAGAGACGTGCTTCTCCGCGACGAAAAAATTAAGGAATATTTAAACGAATACGAAATAGAAAAATGTTTCGATCTGAAATATCACTTAAAGCACGTTGACAGGATCTTTACTAAAGTCGGCATATAA
- the purM gene encoding phosphoribosylformylglycinamidine cyclo-ligase yields MAKGLTYKSAGVNIDRANALVADYRKFASFTKTKGALGNVGGFGGFFRPDLRHLKDPILVSSTDGVGTKLKIAFMADKHDTVGIDLVAMSVNDILCSGAEGMFFLDYVATGKVRPEVLKDVVKGIAAGCRDAGYALIGGETAEMPGIYQEGEYDLAGFGVGIIDRNEVIDGRHIKLGDVVLGLQSSGLHSNGYSLVRKVFSRKEMKSLAAELLKPTRIYCRGVLCVKKALKIKGIANITGGAFYDKIPRIIPKAMAIEIYKNSWRIPPIFSLVQKKGRVEDKEMYRTFNMGVGMVLVLGKNDADKAKNILLGFGIKSYVIGSVIKGKKEVVIRK; encoded by the coding sequence ATGGCAAAGGGCCTTACTTATAAATCCGCGGGAGTAAATATAGACCGGGCAAACGCGCTTGTAGCGGATTATAGAAAATTTGCGTCATTTACTAAGACTAAAGGGGCGCTAGGTAATGTCGGTGGTTTCGGCGGGTTCTTCAGGCCGGATCTCAGACATTTAAAAGACCCCATACTCGTCTCATCCACCGACGGTGTCGGAACCAAATTAAAAATAGCGTTTATGGCGGATAAGCACGATACGGTAGGCATAGACCTTGTGGCGATGAGCGTGAATGATATATTATGTTCCGGCGCCGAAGGCATGTTCTTTTTGGACTATGTAGCTACGGGTAAAGTCCGGCCCGAGGTCCTTAAGGATGTCGTCAAAGGCATTGCCGCAGGCTGCCGCGACGCCGGCTATGCGCTGATAGGCGGCGAGACCGCAGAGATGCCCGGCATATACCAAGAAGGCGAATACGACCTTGCCGGTTTTGGCGTCGGCATAATCGATAGAAATGAGGTCATAGACGGAAGGCATATTAAGTTGGGCGATGTCGTTCTGGGACTTCAATCGAGCGGGCTTCATTCAAACGGATATTCTCTCGTGCGAAAGGTCTTTTCCCGAAAAGAGATGAAATCACTTGCCGCGGAACTTTTGAAACCGACGCGGATCTACTGCAGAGGCGTCCTTTGTGTAAAGAAGGCATTAAAAATAAAAGGTATTGCGAATATAACCGGCGGCGCTTTTTATGACAAGATACCCAGAATAATACCAAAGGCTATGGCAATAGAGATATATAAGAATTCATGGCGTATCCCGCCGATCTTCTCTCTGGTACAAAAGAAAGGCCGTGTCGAAGATAAAGAGATGTACAGAACTTTCAATATGGGCGTGGGCATGGTACTTGTGCTGGGGAAAAACGATGCGGACAAGGCGAAAAATATATTGCTGGGCTTTGGAATAAAATCGTACGTCATAGGAAGCGTTATAAAAGGCAAAAAAGAAGTCGTAATAAGGAAATAA
- the purD gene encoding phosphoribosylamine--glycine ligase produces the protein MRVLVIGSGGREHALCWKIAQSEKVDKVYSAPGNGGISKIAEIADIKADDINGLLKFAKAEKIGLTVIGPEAPLVAGIVDIFEKEGLKIFGPSGKVAALEGSKVFAKEAMKRFGVPTADFEVFLDYEKAKAYIEGRKLPIVIKADGLAQGKGVTVAHAREEALSALKSAMVEKVFGKAGERVVIEECLVGEEASIIVVSDGKNIVSMATSQDHKRINDGDKGPNTGGMGAYSPTPLVAAEIEKRIMDEVIHPMIVGLAKDNMPYKGVLYAGIMLTKNGPKTLEFNVRFGDPETQAILPRLRSDLVELMERSISGDLKGYKAVWYEKSAVCVVLTSGGYPASYEKGKEIHGLENAEKLKDVVVFHAGTKKSSGTYVTDGGRVLGVTGLADDIELAIHAAYNGVSKIKFDKMHFRRDIGKKALCGVRPSLC, from the coding sequence ATGCGCGTTTTGGTGATAGGGTCCGGGGGCAGAGAACACGCGCTTTGCTGGAAGATAGCGCAATCCGAAAAAGTAGACAAGGTCTACTCCGCTCCGGGAAACGGCGGCATAAGCAAAATAGCCGAAATAGCGGATATAAAGGCCGATGATATAAACGGCCTTTTAAAATTTGCAAAGGCCGAAAAGATAGGCCTTACGGTAATCGGCCCGGAAGCGCCCCTCGTGGCGGGCATAGTGGATATATTTGAGAAAGAGGGCCTTAAAATATTCGGCCCATCCGGGAAAGTCGCCGCGCTTGAAGGAAGCAAAGTATTTGCCAAAGAGGCGATGAAGCGTTTCGGCGTACCGACGGCGGATTTCGAGGTCTTTCTTGATTATGAGAAGGCAAAGGCCTATATCGAAGGTAGGAAACTACCCATTGTCATAAAAGCCGACGGACTCGCGCAGGGAAAAGGTGTTACCGTGGCGCACGCAAGAGAAGAAGCCCTTAGCGCGTTAAAGAGCGCTATGGTTGAAAAGGTGTTCGGCAAAGCGGGCGAGCGTGTCGTAATAGAAGAATGCCTTGTAGGCGAAGAAGCATCCATTATAGTGGTCTCGGACGGAAAAAACATCGTTTCCATGGCCACAAGCCAGGATCACAAAAGGATAAATGACGGAGATAAAGGCCCCAACACCGGTGGCATGGGCGCGTATTCTCCCACCCCTTTGGTTGCGGCTGAAATTGAAAAAAGAATAATGGACGAAGTCATACATCCGATGATAGTAGGTCTCGCAAAAGACAATATGCCGTATAAAGGCGTGCTTTATGCCGGAATAATGCTTACAAAAAACGGGCCGAAGACCTTAGAGTTTAATGTGCGGTTCGGCGATCCGGAGACGCAGGCGATATTGCCGCGCCTTAGGAGCGATCTGGTAGAATTGATGGAACGCTCCATATCCGGCGATTTAAAAGGATACAAGGCCGTATGGTACGAGAAAAGCGCTGTATGCGTGGTTCTTACCTCGGGCGGATATCCCGCGAGTTATGAAAAGGGAAAAGAGATACACGGCCTCGAGAACGCGGAGAAATTGAAGGACGTGGTCGTATTTCATGCCGGGACAAAAAAATCATCCGGTACGTATGTAACAGACGGCGGCAGGGTCTTGGGTGTGACAGGGCTGGCCGATGATATAGAACTGGCTATCCACGCAGCGTATAATGGCGTATCAAAAATAAAATTCGACAAGATGCATTTCAGGCGCGACATAGGTAAGAAGGCGTTGTGCGGGGTCAGACCCTCGTTATGTTAA
- the purE gene encoding 5-(carboxyamino)imidazole ribonucleotide mutase, whose translation MKKIDVSIVMGSTSDLTTMNYAADLLKQFGVAFEVRALSAHRSPDDTTRFAKHAQRRGIKVIIAGAGGAAHLAGVIAANTTLPVIGVPIRTQDLKGIDSLLSIVQMPGGIPVGTMAIGEAGAKNAAIFAAEILAIKDSFLKKKLSAFKKKMCASVRIKDKGLAKKI comes from the coding sequence ATGAAAAAAATAGACGTTTCTATAGTAATGGGCAGTACATCAGATCTCACAACTATGAATTATGCGGCGGATCTGTTAAAGCAATTCGGGGTGGCGTTTGAGGTAAGAGCCCTTTCCGCGCACCGCTCGCCCGACGATACCACAAGATTCGCGAAGCACGCCCAGAGGCGCGGAATAAAGGTGATAATCGCCGGAGCCGGCGGCGCTGCGCATCTTGCGGGCGTAATAGCGGCGAATACTACCTTGCCGGTTATAGGAGTGCCCATACGAACGCAGGATCTAAAGGGCATCGACTCGCTTTTGTCCATAGTGCAGATGCCGGGCGGCATTCCGGTAGGCACCATGGCCATCGGCGAAGCAGGCGCAAAAAACGCGGCGATATTTGCCGCGGAGATCCTTGCCATAAAAGATTCTTTTTTAAAAAAGAAGCTCTCGGCATTCAAAAAGAAGATGTGTGCTTCTGTGCGAATAAAAGATAAGGGCCTTGCCAAAAAGATCTGA
- a CDS encoding threonylcarbamoyl-AMP synthase, protein MVKTEVLKVDAGTSGKEAIKKAAAVIKEGGLVAFPTETVYGLGADYLNENALKRLYEVKVRPPNKPFTVHISDLGILDKLSCEISEKAGRLIKKFWPGPLTLIFKAKDGAKVGVRMPSNKVALDFIAACGTPIAAPSANISGKRPPTDAAEVLSGLDGKIELILDGGKTEIGVESTVLDVSAEPYKILREGAVKKAEIEGV, encoded by the coding sequence ATGGTAAAGACAGAGGTTCTTAAAGTCGATGCCGGAACGTCCGGAAAAGAAGCTATAAAAAAAGCTGCCGCCGTAATAAAAGAAGGCGGGTTGGTGGCTTTTCCGACAGAGACGGTATACGGGTTGGGCGCCGATTATCTTAACGAAAACGCTTTAAAGAGGCTTTACGAAGTAAAAGTGAGGCCGCCTAACAAGCCATTTACCGTACATATATCCGATTTAGGGATCCTTGATAAACTGTCGTGCGAGATATCGGAAAAGGCTGGACGGCTTATAAAAAAATTCTGGCCTGGGCCTTTGACGCTTATTTTCAAGGCAAAAGACGGCGCCAAAGTCGGTGTGCGCATGCCGTCCAATAAGGTCGCGTTGGATTTTATCGCCGCATGCGGTACCCCCATAGCGGCGCCCAGCGCCAATATCTCCGGCAAAAGGCCGCCAACTGATGCCGCCGAAGTCCTTTCAGGCCTTGACGGAAAGATAGAGCTTATACTGGACGGGGGAAAAACGGAAATAGGCGTAGAATCAACGGTCTTAGATGTTTCCGCGGAACCTTATAAGATATTGAGGGAAGGCGCGGTCAAAAAAGCTGAGATAGAAGGGGTTTAA
- the rpiB gene encoding ribose 5-phosphate isomerase B yields MAIAVGSDHGGFGLKKDIIDFLTAWHYKVKDFGTKNEARCDYPPVAYKVASAVMAGEFERGILICKSGIGMCIAANKVNGIRAAFLTDSENARLSREHNDANIAIFSGKSMTISKAKKILDVWLSADFEGGRHFTRVKQIKQIEQKMRRRCK; encoded by the coding sequence ATGGCAATAGCCGTCGGCTCTGATCACGGCGGGTTTGGGCTCAAAAAAGACATAATAGATTTTCTGACAGCTTGGCACTACAAAGTCAAGGATTTCGGCACAAAAAACGAGGCAAGATGCGATTATCCCCCGGTGGCGTATAAAGTGGCCTCGGCAGTCATGGCGGGGGAATTTGAGAGGGGTATATTGATCTGCAAAAGCGGCATAGGGATGTGCATTGCGGCTAATAAAGTGAACGGGATACGAGCGGCGTTTCTTACAGATTCGGAGAATGCGCGTTTGAGCAGGGAGCATAACGATGCCAATATAGCGATATTCTCCGGAAAATCTATGACGATATCTAAGGCAAAAAAGATCCTGGATGTGTGGCTTTCAGCGGATTTTGAAGGCGGCCGCCATTTTACCAGAGTAAAGCAGATAAAACAGATTGAACAAAAGATGCGAAGAAGGTGTAAATAA
- a CDS encoding serine hydroxymethyltransferase, which produces MFEELKKIDPEVYEAVTNETKRENGNIELIASENFTSVAVLEAQGSTMTNKYAEGYPDARWYGGCEYVDVVEKLAIDRAKKLFGSEHVNVQPHSGTTANMAVYYSVLKVGDTILAMDLACGGHLSHGHKHNFSGKYFTIVPYGVDKKTETIDYDEIREKARAHKPKLILAGASAYPRTLDFNKFREICDEVGAYLMVDIAHIAGLVATGLHPTPVPVSEFVTSTTHKTLRGPRSGFVMCRKEFAKGIDMAVFPGLQGGPLMHVVAAKAVAFKEALLPEFKKYQEQVIKNAKALAEALEAKTYRIVSGGTDNHLMLVDLTNKGVSGKDATAALDKAAITVNKNLIPFDTAKPTVTSGIRLGTPAMTTRGMKEKEMKNIAELIDKVVANISDGKIIESVKNEVKEMLKAFPLYKV; this is translated from the coding sequence ATGTTCGAAGAACTTAAAAAAATAGACCCCGAAGTTTATGAAGCGGTAACTAACGAGACAAAACGCGAGAACGGCAATATTGAGCTTATAGCCAGCGAGAATTTCACGAGCGTAGCTGTCCTTGAGGCCCAGGGCTCGACCATGACCAATAAATATGCCGAAGGTTATCCGGATGCCCGCTGGTACGGCGGCTGCGAATACGTAGATGTCGTGGAAAAACTGGCGATAGACAGGGCAAAGAAACTTTTCGGCTCCGAGCACGTAAATGTGCAGCCGCATTCAGGCACTACCGCCAATATGGCCGTCTATTATTCTGTCTTGAAAGTGGGCGACACAATACTTGCGATGGATCTGGCCTGCGGCGGCCATCTTAGCCACGGCCACAAGCATAATTTTTCGGGCAAGTACTTTACCATAGTCCCATACGGCGTCGACAAAAAAACAGAAACGATCGATTATGACGAGATAAGGGAAAAGGCAAGAGCGCACAAGCCGAAATTGATTCTGGCCGGCGCATCGGCGTATCCGCGCACCTTGGATTTTAATAAGTTCAGGGAGATATGCGATGAAGTGGGCGCCTACCTCATGGTGGATATAGCGCATATAGCGGGCCTTGTGGCTACGGGCCTTCATCCTACGCCGGTACCCGTCTCCGAATTCGTGACCTCGACGACGCACAAGACACTGCGCGGCCCCAGGAGCGGTTTTGTAATGTGCAGAAAAGAATTTGCAAAAGGAATAGATATGGCGGTCTTTCCGGGATTGCAGGGCGGGCCGCTTATGCACGTTGTGGCGGCAAAAGCGGTTGCGTTCAAAGAAGCGCTCCTGCCGGAGTTTAAGAAATATCAGGAGCAGGTTATTAAGAACGCAAAAGCGCTTGCGGAGGCGCTCGAGGCCAAAACTTACAGGATAGTTTCAGGGGGTACAGATAACCACCTTATGCTGGTCGATCTTACAAATAAAGGTGTGAGCGGCAAAGATGCCACCGCCGCGCTGGATAAAGCCGCGATAACCGTAAACAAAAATCTCATTCCGTTTGATACGGCAAAACCCACGGTGACAAGCGGCATAAGATTGGGCACGCCGGCTATGACGACACGCGGCATGAAGGAAAAAGAGATGAAGAATATAGCAGAACTCATAGACAAGGTTGTGGCCAATATATCCGACGGGAAAATAATAGAATCGGTGAAGAACGAAGTGAAAGAGATGCTAAAAGCATTTCCGCTTTATAAGGTGTAA
- a CDS encoding cytidine/deoxycytidylate deaminase family protein: MAKKRKRPSWDKYFIEIATLISSRSTCLRRQVGALIVKDKRILATGYNGTPKGLPHCFEIGCLREKLKIPSGERHELCRGLHGEQNALLQASLHGISVKDSVLYCTNQPCIICAKMLINAGIKEIVISDGYPDKMSMDFFKEAGVSVRKAKS, encoded by the coding sequence ATGGCGAAAAAAAGAAAACGGCCGAGCTGGGACAAATATTTTATCGAGATAGCGACTTTAATTTCCAGCCGTTCCACGTGCCTCAGGCGGCAGGTGGGCGCGCTGATAGTGAAGGATAAAAGGATCCTTGCCACAGGTTATAACGGCACGCCGAAAGGCCTGCCGCACTGTTTTGAGATAGGATGCTTAAGAGAGAAACTAAAGATACCTTCGGGCGAGCGCCACGAATTATGCCGCGGCTTGCATGGGGAGCAAAACGCGCTTCTTCAGGCGTCGCTTCACGGCATTAGCGTAAAAGACAGCGTATTGTACTGCACAAACCAGCCGTGTATAATCTGCGCCAAGATGCTTATAAACGCCGGCATAAAAGAAATAGTAATCTCCGACGGATATCCCGACAAGATGTCCATGGACTTTTTCAAGGAAGCGGGGGTTTCGGTGAGGAAGGCAAAGTCATGA